One Oryza brachyantha chromosome 3, ObraRS2, whole genome shotgun sequence DNA segment encodes these proteins:
- the LOC102716485 gene encoding probable LL-diaminopimelate aminotransferase, chloroplastic, whose translation MATTPAAAAAAGTVSSFASPSSFSSVKASKTDRLRPARRAAVRVRCVSSPPATDTSFKTKVPRNANMAKLQAGYLFPEIARRRTAHLLKYPDAKIISLGIGDTTEPIPDVITNAMAERAHALSTVDGYSGYGAEQGEKKLRAAIAATYYADLGIEETDIFVSDGAKCDISRLQVLFGSNVKIAVQDPSYPAYVDSSVIMGQTGLYQEDVQKYGNIEYMRCSPENGFFPDLSSVPQTDIIFFCSPNNPTGAAATQDQLTKLVKFAKDNGSIIVYDSAYAMYISDDSPKSIFEIPGAKEVAIETASFSKYAGFTGVRLGWTVVPKELLFSDGHPVAKDFNRIVCTCFNGASNISQAGGLGCLSPEGLKAMSDVVGFYKENTKIIVDTFTSLGFNVYGGDNAPYVWVHFPGRNSWDVFAEILEKAHVVTTPGSGFGPGGEGFVRVSAFGHRENIIEAARRLKELYK comes from the exons GGCATCGAAGACCGACCGCCTCCgtccggcgaggagggcggccGTCCGAGTCCGCTGCGTCAGCAGCCCTCCGGCTACCGATACAT CTTTCAAGACGAAGGTGCCGCGCAATGCCAATATGGCCAAGCTCCAAGCAGGCTATCTGTTTCCTGAG ATTGCCAGGAGAAGAACAGCTCATCTGCTGAAGTATCCTGATGCGAAGATTATAAGCCTTGGGATCGGTGACACTACAGAGCCCATTCCAGACGTTATAACTAATGCCATGGCAGAG AGAGCACATGCTTTATCCACAGTTGATGGTTATAGCGGTTATGGAGCTGAACAGGGTGAAAAG AAACTAAGGGCGGCTATTGCTGCAACCTACTATGCAGATCTTGGTATTGAAGAGACGGATATATTTGTCTCTGATGGTGCGAAATGTGACATTTCTCGTCTGCAG GTTCTCTTTGGATCTAATGTGAAGATTGCAGTTCAAGACCCATCATATCCT GCGTATGTTGATTCAAGTGTTATCATGGGGCAAACTGGCTTATATCAGGAGGATGTTCAGAAGTATGGAAATATCGAATACATGAGATGCAGCCCTGAAAATGGATTTTTCCCTGATCTGTCAAGTGTTCCACAAACAGATATAATCTTCTTCTGTTCACCCAACAATCCTACCGGTGCTGCTGCAACACAGGATCAGTTAACAAAACTAGTCAAATTTGCGAAGGACAATGGATCCATCATAGTCTATGATTCTGCCTATGCTATGTACATATCAGATGACAGCCCAAAATCAATCTTTGAGATTCCTGGAGCAAAGGAG GTTGCTATTGAAACAGCATCTTTCTCCAAATATGCTGGATTCACTGGTGTGCGTTTGGGTTGGACTGTGGTTCCTAAGGAGCTCCTTTTCTCAGATGGGCATCCAGTTGCTAAAGATTTCAACCGCATAGTCTGCACTTGCTTTAATGGTGCATCAAACATTTCTCAAGCCGGTGGTTTAGGTTGCCTATCTCCAGAGGGTCTAAAG GCCATGAGTGACGTTGTTGGCTTCTACAAggaaaatactaaaattatcGTAGATACATTTACATCACTTGGATTCAACGTCTACGGAGGTGATAATGCTCCATATGTGTGGGTCCACTTCCCTGGCCGTAATTCTTGGGATGTATTTGCTGAAATCCTTGAGAAGGCGCATGTGGTTACTACTCCTGGAAGTGGATTTGGACCTGGTGGGGAAGGCTTTGTAAGGGTCAGCGCATTTGGGCACAGAGAGAACATAATTGAGGCTGCAAGACGACTGAAGGAGCTGTACAAGTGA
- the LOC102716765 gene encoding probable xyloglucan 6-xylosyltransferase 1, translating into MWVAEQVVGERRMRQIQRFARNAKLTVVCLLLTVVVLRGTVGAGKFGTPQQDLIELRHRFISHPHRALAEHHDALSRGSSSSSSSGRAAERDDEPDPPPRSLRDPPYTLGPKISDWDEQRAAWHRRHPETPPFLNDVKPRVLLVTGSSPKPCENPVGDHYLLKSIKNKMDYCRVHGLEIFYNMALLDAEMAGFWAKLPLLRALLLAHPEIEFLWWMDSDAMFSDMAFELPWERYGPYNLIMHGWDEMVYDDHNWIGLNTGSFLLRNCQWSLDFLDTWAPMGPKGPVRIEAGKVLTKFLKDRPVFEADDQSAMVYILATEREKWGDKVYLENGYYLHGYWGILVDRYEEMLENYHPGLGDHRWPLVTHFVGCKPCGKFGDYPVERCLKQMERAFNFGDNQILQMYGFTHKSLGSRKVKRIRNETSNPLQVKDELGLLHPAFKAMKTTTT; encoded by the coding sequence ATGTGGGTGGCGGAGCAGGTGGTGGGGGAGCGGCGGATGCGGCAGATCCAGCGGTTCGCGCGGAACGCCAAGCTCACCGTGGTGTGCCTGCTgctcaccgtcgtcgtcctccgcgGCACAGTCGGGGCCGGCAAGTTCGGCACGCCGCAGCAGGACCTCATCGAGCTCCGCCACCGCTTCATCTCGCACCCGCACCGCGCGCTGGCGGAGCACCACGACGCGCTGTCCAGgggctcctcctcgtcgtcgtcctccgggCGGGCTGCCGAGCGGGACGACGAGCCGGACCCGCCGCCGAGGTCGCTCAGGGACCCGCCCTACACGCTGGGCCCCAAGATCTCCGACTGGGACGAGCAGCGGGCCGCGTggcaccgccgccacccggaGACACCGCCCTTCCTCAACGACGTCAAGCCGCGGGTGCTGCTCGTCACGGGTTCCTCACCCAAGCCGTGCGAGAACCCCGTCGGCGACCACTACCTCCTCAAGTCCATCAAGAACAAGATGGACTACTGCCGCGTCCACGGCCTCGAGATCTTCTACAACATGGCGCTGCTCGACGCGGAGATGGCCGGCTTCTGGGCTAAGCTCCCGCTCCtccgcgctctgctcctcgCGCACCCGGAGATCGAGTTCCTCTGGTGGATGGACTCAGACGCCATGTTCTCTGACATGGCATTCGAACTGCCGTGGGAGCGATACGGCCCTTACAACCTTATCATGCACGGCTGGGATGAGATGGTCTACGACGACCATAACTGGATTGGGCTCAACACAGGCAGCTTCTTGCTGCGCAACTGTCAATGGTCACTCGATTTCCTTGATACATGGGCACCGATGGGACCAAAGGGCCCTGTCCGTATTGAGGCCGGTAAGGTTTTGACCAAGTTCTTGAAGGATCGGCCGGTGTTCGAGGCCGATGATCAGTCAGCTATGGTATATATCCTTGCCACAGAGCGTGAGAAATGGGGTGACAAGGTGTACCTTGAGAATGGGTATTACCTCCATGGATATTGGGGCATCTTGGTTGATAGGTATGAGGAGATGCTCGAGAATTACCATCCAGGGCTTGGTGATCACCGGTGGCCTCTGGTCACTCACTTTGTCGGATGCAAGCCGTGTGGGAAGTTTGGGGATTACCCAGTGGAGAGGTGCCTCAAGCAGATGGAGCGTGCTTTCAATTTTGGGGATAATCAGATATTGCAAATGTATGGGTTTACACACAAGTCGCTTGGAAGCAGGAAGGTGAAGAGGATCAGGAATGAGACTAGCAACCCACTTCAGGTCAAGGATGAACTAGGGTTGCTTCACCCAGCATTCAAGGCCATGAAGACTACTACTACgtga